The following are encoded together in the Malaya genurostris strain Urasoe2022 chromosome 3, Malgen_1.1, whole genome shotgun sequence genome:
- the LOC131435035 gene encoding NADH-cytochrome b5 reductase 2 isoform X1, protein MAVTVHQVVPVALGVLVVIAGALIANYLLNNAKKDKSKSSKAEPKKSTQPRTLLDPQEKYMLPLVEKEEISHDTRRFRFGLPSADHILGLPVGQHIHLSATINEELVIRAYTPVSCDDDRGHVDLVIKVYKKGVHPKFPEGGKMSQHLESLAIGDKIAFRGPSGRLQYLGNGKFSIKKLRKDPAQIYEADQVCLIAGGTGITPMLQLVREILKHAETDKTQLSLIFANQTEDDILLKPELDDLAARYPDRFKLWYTLDRPKPDWKQGKGFVTDEMIKEHLFEPSPTTLVLMCGPPPMVNYACIPALEKLGYPTDRNFAY, encoded by the exons gTTGTGCCGGTGGCGCTTGGTGTTCTGGTAGTGATTGCCGGTGCCCTCATCGCCAACTATTTGCTGAACAATGCCAAAAAAGACAAATCCAAATCCAGTAAGGCGGAACCAAAAAAATCAACTCAACCCCGAACGCTCCTCGATCCACAGGAAAAGTATATGCTCCCGCTAGTGGAGAAAGAGGAAATCTCTCACGACACACGCCGGTTTCGGTTCGGGTTACCTTCAGCGGATCACATTCTGGGGCTGCCGGTGGGACAGCATATTCACCTTTCCGCAACGATCAACGAAGAGTTGGTGATTCGAGCCTACACACCGGTGTCCTGCGATGACGATCGTGGTCACGTAGATCTAGTCATTAAGGTGTACAAGAAGGGTGTACATCCGAAGTTTCCGGAAGGCGGTAAAATGTCACAGCACTTGGAGAGCCTGGCTATCGGAGATAAAATTGCGTTCCGCGGTCCGTCCGGGCGGCTGCAGTATCTGGGCAATGGCAAATTCTCAATTAAAAAACTCCGCAAGGATCCCGCTCAGATCTATGAAGCCGATCAGGTCTGTCTGATTGCTG GTGGTACTGGCATCACCCCGATGCTTCAGCTGGTTCGGGAAATTTTGAAACATGCGGAAACCGATAAGACTCAATTATCACTCATATTTGCCAATCAG ACTGAAGATGATATCCTGCTGAAACCGGAACTTGATGATCTAGCCGCACGGTATCCGGATCGGTTTAAATTGTGGTATACTCTGGACCGCCCCAAACCGGACTGGAAGCAGGGCAAGGGTTTCGTTACCGACGAAATGATTAAGGAGCACTTGTTCGAACCATCCCCAACCACACTGGTGCTGATGTGTGGCCCTCCTCCGATGGTCAACTATGCCTGTATTCCAGCATTGGAAAAATTGGGCTATCCAACGGATCGTAACTTTGCGTACTAA
- the LOC131435035 gene encoding NADH-cytochrome b5 reductase 2 isoform X2, producing MFDIEVVPVALGVLVVIAGALIANYLLNNAKKDKSKSSKAEPKKSTQPRTLLDPQEKYMLPLVEKEEISHDTRRFRFGLPSADHILGLPVGQHIHLSATINEELVIRAYTPVSCDDDRGHVDLVIKVYKKGVHPKFPEGGKMSQHLESLAIGDKIAFRGPSGRLQYLGNGKFSIKKLRKDPAQIYEADQVCLIAGGTGITPMLQLVREILKHAETDKTQLSLIFANQTEDDILLKPELDDLAARYPDRFKLWYTLDRPKPDWKQGKGFVTDEMIKEHLFEPSPTTLVLMCGPPPMVNYACIPALEKLGYPTDRNFAY from the exons gTTGTGCCGGTGGCGCTTGGTGTTCTGGTAGTGATTGCCGGTGCCCTCATCGCCAACTATTTGCTGAACAATGCCAAAAAAGACAAATCCAAATCCAGTAAGGCGGAACCAAAAAAATCAACTCAACCCCGAACGCTCCTCGATCCACAGGAAAAGTATATGCTCCCGCTAGTGGAGAAAGAGGAAATCTCTCACGACACACGCCGGTTTCGGTTCGGGTTACCTTCAGCGGATCACATTCTGGGGCTGCCGGTGGGACAGCATATTCACCTTTCCGCAACGATCAACGAAGAGTTGGTGATTCGAGCCTACACACCGGTGTCCTGCGATGACGATCGTGGTCACGTAGATCTAGTCATTAAGGTGTACAAGAAGGGTGTACATCCGAAGTTTCCGGAAGGCGGTAAAATGTCACAGCACTTGGAGAGCCTGGCTATCGGAGATAAAATTGCGTTCCGCGGTCCGTCCGGGCGGCTGCAGTATCTGGGCAATGGCAAATTCTCAATTAAAAAACTCCGCAAGGATCCCGCTCAGATCTATGAAGCCGATCAGGTCTGTCTGATTGCTG GTGGTACTGGCATCACCCCGATGCTTCAGCTGGTTCGGGAAATTTTGAAACATGCGGAAACCGATAAGACTCAATTATCACTCATATTTGCCAATCAG ACTGAAGATGATATCCTGCTGAAACCGGAACTTGATGATCTAGCCGCACGGTATCCGGATCGGTTTAAATTGTGGTATACTCTGGACCGCCCCAAACCGGACTGGAAGCAGGGCAAGGGTTTCGTTACCGACGAAATGATTAAGGAGCACTTGTTCGAACCATCCCCAACCACACTGGTGCTGATGTGTGGCCCTCCTCCGATGGTCAACTATGCCTGTATTCCAGCATTGGAAAAATTGGGCTATCCAACGGATCGTAACTTTGCGTACTAA